From a single Miscanthus floridulus cultivar M001 chromosome 8, ASM1932011v1, whole genome shotgun sequence genomic region:
- the LOC136473595 gene encoding inositol-tetrakisphosphate 1-kinase 4-like, whose translation MAEQSLSSSPPPAAAGGGGSGGSSSVRPPAVYTIGYAMLPNKHDTFVQPSFIDLAAQHGIRFVAVDASRPLVEQGPFDLVVHKLYGQPWRAQLEAYSALHPDVPIIDPPANIERILDRFTMLDVVSGLDSVAVPRQVIVHDAGALLQLVDDDAVLGDLRFPLIAKPVEVDGSAASHNLCLVYRREGLRGLRAPLVLQEFVNHGGVLFKVYVVADHATCVTRSSLPHVPHERLQDLTADAAVPFANISLLAPTTAVGDESAKVPPPQEFVDKVARELRRAVGLHLINFDLIRTRDAQGDAKYLVLDINYCPGYSKMPGFEPVLTEFFLEMLRSRPVRDDRPGPGAGLGVDEARKAEAEPTSVIPSGAEPRQLVQA comes from the coding sequence ATGGCGGAGCAGTCCCTGTCCTCCTCCCCACCACCAGCAGCTGCAGGAGGAGGAGGGTCCGGCGGCAGCTCGTCGGTGCGGCCTCCCGCCGTCTACACCATCGGCTACGCGATGCTGCCCAACAAGCATGACACCTTCGTCCAGCCGTCGTTCATCGACCTGGCAGCGCAGCACGGCATCCGGTTCGTGGCCGTCGACGCGTCCAGGCCGCTCGTGGAGCAGGGCCCCTTCGACCTCGTCGTCCACAAGCTCTACGGCCAGCCGTGGCGCGCACAGCTGGAGGCCTACTCGGCGCTCCACCCTGACGTCCCCATCATCGACCCGCCCGCCAACATTGAGCGCATCCTCGACCGCTTCACCATGCTCGACGTCGTGTCCGGGCTCGACTCCGTGGCCGTCCCCaggcaggtcatcgtccacgacGCCGGGGCCCTGCTGCAGCTGGTCGACGACGACGCCGTCCTCGGCGACCTCCGGTTCCCGCTCATCGCCAAGCCCGTGGAGGTGGACGGGAGCGCCGCGTCCCACAACCTCTGCCTCGTGTACCGTCGCGAGGGCCTGCGCGGCCTCCGCGCGCCGCTCGTGCTGCAGGAGTTCGTCAACCACGGCGGCGTGCTCTTCAAAGTGTACGTGGTGGCCGACCACGCCACGTGCGTGACGCGGAGCAGCCTGCCGCACGTGCCACACGAGCGCCTCCAGGACCTCACCGCCGACGCCGCGGTCCCCTTCGCCAACATCTCCCTCCTCGCGCCCACTACCGCGGTCGGCGACGAGAGCGCCAAGGTGCCACCGCCACAGGAGTTCGTCGACAAGGTCGCCCGCGAGCTCCGGCGGGCAGTGGGCTTGCACCTCATCAACTTCGACCTCATCCGGACGAGGGACGCTCAAGGAGACGCCAAGTACCTCGTCCTCGACATCAACTACTGCCCGGGATACTCCAAAATGCCCGGTTTTGAGCCGGTCCTCACTGAATTCTTCTTGGAGATGCTTCGCAGCAGACCTGTTCGTGATGACCGGCCTGGACCGGGCGCTGGCCTAGGCGTTGATGAGGCACGCAAGGCAGAGGCCGAGCCCACCAGCGTCATCCCGTCGGGGGCGGAGCCGAGGCAGCTGGTTCAGGCCTAA